A genomic window from Megalobrama amblycephala isolate DHTTF-2021 linkage group LG2, ASM1881202v1, whole genome shotgun sequence includes:
- the ankrd34ba gene encoding LOW QUALITY PROTEIN: ankyrin repeat domain-containing protein 34B (The sequence of the model RefSeq protein was modified relative to this genomic sequence to represent the inferred CDS: inserted 1 base in 1 codon), which produces MEGPQVVNIDSNSLLKAVYLSRLRLTRLLLEGGAYINESNECGETPLMVACRSRHTDQQSVSKVKMVGYLLESGADPNIQDKSGKTXLMHACLEQAGSEVVALLLGSGADPCLEDHTGSSALIYAINASDEETLKMLMDACKARGKEVIIITPDKLAYGRQMTKQYLSIPPLAMVEQWDKENSTIVPCASPSDILLSTSPHGTISSNPAEHMFSFQDLQSMTNSQPASPSHQASLVHSRVSKLHNLQRLHSEPWLKIPQSFLAQQHIKTTPATEELPDITPEEEFSFRMKRLAFGNKPLSRHCSVDLKEANCLSQTLSQGSNSGGLRPEGALCRNMSFDSLSSLHSLSHPNLHSKSSVEALPADKDPGKSLPNLAVSSLRNIIQRRKLGMDHYSSDSQLSVSLANSPEDRKGHLEKRKLAANSRSPTLVGSRESLENASLTHMHRRNPISYERRGSGALLDPISHPKAGFLPPLNQHALIPNITGSGNSSSTGSSNKAVCGVAAGTKPCIPSAPAGFPKDLKTRRMLMRRHSMQTEQLKRLGEFTEIFGH; this is translated from the exons ATGGAAGGTCCACAAGTAGTTAACATTGACAGCAACTCCTTGCTTAAGGCCGTCTACCTAAGTCGTCTCCGTCTCACACGGCTACTCCTGGAAGGCGGTGCTTACATAAACGAGAGTAACGAGTGTGGCGAAACACCCCTTATGGTCGCCTGCAGGAGCAGGCATACGGACCAGCAAAGTGTTTCGAAGGTTAAAATGGTGGGGTACCTGCTCGAAAGTGGAGCTGACCCGAACATCCAGGATAAAAGTGGGAAGA GCCTAATGCATGCCTGCTTGGAGCAAGCCGGTTCTGAAGTGGTGGCGTTGCTCTTGGGTAGTGGGGCAGACCCATGTCTTGAGGACCACACTGGTTCTTCGGCTCTGATATACGCCATCAATGCCAGCGATGAAGAAACTCTTAAAATGTTGATGGATGCATGCAAAGCCAGAGGAAAAGAAGTTATCATCATCACCCCTGATAAACTTGCTTATGGAAGGCAAATGACAAAACAGTACCTATCCATTCCTCCACTTGCAATGGTGGAACAATGGGACAAGGAAAACTCCACCATCGTTCCCTGTGCTTCTCCATCTGATATTCTCCTCAGTACATCTCCACATGGGACTATTTCTTCTAATCCTGCAGAGCATATGTTTTCCTTTCAGGATCTCCAAAGCATGACCAATTCCCAGCCAGCTTCTCCATCCCACCAGGCTTCCCTGGTGCACAGTCGGGTGAGTAAACTCCACAATCTCCAAAGATTACATTCCGAGCCTTGGCTGAAAATCCCGCAGTCTTTTCTGGCCCAACAGCACATCAAAACCACCCCGGCTACGGAGGAACTCCCAGACATCACACCCGAAGAGGAGTTCAGTTTCAGAATGAAGAGATTGGCTTTCGGTAATAAGCCACTATCACGCCATTGCAGTGTTGATCTGAAAGAAGCCAACTGTTTGAGTCAAACTCTAAGTCAGGGAAGCAATAGTGGAGGTCTAAGACCGGAAGGAGCACTGTGCCGAAACATGTCCTTTGATAGCTTATCTTCCTTGCACTCTTTATCCCATCCTAATCTTCATAGCAAAAGCAGCGTGGAAGCTTTACCGGCTGATAAGGACCCAGGCAAATCCCTGCCAAATTTGGCTGTGTCCAGTCTCCGCAACATCATCCAGAGAAGGAAACTAGGAATGGACCACTACAGCTCTGATTCCCAACTATCAGTGAGCCTTGCCAACTCTCCGGAAGACCGTAAAGGACATCTGGAGAAGAGAAAGCTTGCTGCGAACTCGCGTTCTCCTACCTTGGTAGGCTCCCGGGAGTCTCTTGAGAATGCGTCGTTGACGCACATGCACAGGAGGAATCCAATCAGCTACGAGCGTCGGGGCTCTGGAGCGCTTTTGGATCCCATTTCACATCCTAAAGCTGGTTTCCTCCCTCCTCTGAACCAGCATGCCCTGATCCCAAACATCACTGGAAGCGGAAACTCAAGCAGCACTGGCTCCAGCAACAAAGCAGTTTGTGGCGTAGCAGCAGGGACAAAGCCTTGCATTCCCTCGGCTCCTGCAGGTTTTCCTAAGGATCTCAAGACTAGGAGGATGCTGATGAGAAGACACTCCATGCAAACCGAGCAGCTCAAGCGACTTGGTGAATTCACAGAAATTTTTGGGCACTGA